The genomic segment ATATGaccagaaaaaaaatattgatgcaGCAGTCAAAAAGGTTGGTGAAGCACCATCTAGAGTAAAGGTCTCTTAGAATAGAAGATTACTTGCATATGCTGTCAACATTCCAACTCTAAACATTAGGTGTGATACTGCGATATCTTTAGCTGTTTTGAGGAAAGAAAATGCGGAAGAATGTATTGCACAAAGAAACTGTATGCAATTCCTTGTTCAGTGGCTGTGTCTTAATGGTTGATCTCAAGTTAATATAACTACCTGATCGTGATGCTTCTtgattttagttttcttttaaattttattatctAAAATAGGAATGGGAGTTGATCATAAGAATGATTCTTAATGATGCTAACTTTGTTGAATCAGGAGGTGGATAACAATTTCTAGCACTTGCAATAATGCTCATTTATCTTTTCTCACAAGCATTAACATAGGCTACTTAATGAGACATCATCTATGTTAATGTGATACTTATTGTGGTTTCTCGACCATATACATTTGCCAAGCTGCAGAAACCAGCTGGTTAGACTCAATTTTTCTTGCCTTCTGGGGATTTAGACCTGCTGTGATTATACTCTCTGCTTTCTAAATAGATACTGTGTCACCAGTTAATGCTAGGCCTGTTGATCTGGGTGGATTATTCTGACATTGATATCCAAATTAGAGCATCTCTTTTCAGTTTGTTCTTGCCTGACTTATGATAATCATGAAATTTCAGTTCTCTCAAAATTTTACAATCTTACTATTCCATTATGATGGCCGAACAAGTGAGTGGGATGAATTTGAATGGTCAAAACGGGCTATTCATGTGAGTGCCAGGAAGCAGACTAAATGGTAAGGAAAGAATGATGCTCTGTTTAGTGAAGGTTGTTGCAATATGGTTGGAGACTAATTAATTACATTTGACGCTGATGTCTGGTTTAAGGTGGTATGCGAAACGATTTTTGCACCCTGATATTGTGGCTCCATATGACTACATATTTATCTGGGATGAAGACCTCGGAGTAGAGCATTTTAATGCAGAAGAGTAAGTGTTGGCCTTCTTGATGCATGTATGCTACCCTTCAGAAACTTCTGATGACCAGGAGTAGTTGTCTTCTTATCCCAGGTACATTAAACTGGTAAAGAAACATGGCTTGGAAATTTCACAGcctggtttagaaccaaatagagGATTAACCTGGCAAATGACCAAGAGGAGAGGGGACCGTGAAGTTCACAAGTGAGTTAGGAGtcaatttttttggttttattttcAGCTTTATATTTGATACTGAATTAGGACATATATCTTAGCCTACTGAATAAATATTTGATTGCCGGTTATGTTGGCAACAGAGAAACAGAGGAGAGACCAGGCTGGTGTTCTGACCCTCATCTTCCACCGTGTGCTGCGTAAGTGTCCCTGGTTCCTTGTCTCATCCATACCACATCACCAGTGCTGATTtactccaaaccactataatcTCATCTGTCATCCCATCTACAGGTTTGTGGAGATTATGGCAACTGTCTTCTCCCGAGATGCATGGCGTTGTGTATGGCATATGATTCAGGCAAGTTCATCTCCATTGATCCATGCAATAGTGATCTTTATTACTATATATAAATTAAATGCTATTATTTACTGTTGCAGAATGACTTGGTCCATGGATGGGGTCTCGATTTTGCTCTCAGAAAATGTGTGGAGGTACTTAGTTTTCTCCCTTTTTCTGTTCCACTAGTAGGCAATGAATTAGACTTGTAGACTAAGCAGTCATGACACACTTGATACTATATGCAAACTCCATGCACTTGGTTCTCTTTAAGAACCCCACATTCTGAAGTATAAGCAATATGAACTCTGTTTTCTTGGTCGCATTTTTCATAAATATCCCACTCTTTTAGCTACATATATATTATACTCCTATTGCTTTCAGCCTAGCTGAGCTGTTTGCCTGATTTCATGTTACAGCCAGCTCATGAGAAAATTGGAGTGGTAGATTCTCAGTGGATCGTTCATCAAGTGGTTCCTTCACTTGGGAACCAGGTAGGACAAGGATCATCCCTcctcttttttcaaaaaaggatTCCTGGAAAATGAATATATGACATGCTTCCTGCTTAAATTTGTTCTTTTGGTGTTATCACAGGGCATTTCTGAGAAGGGAAAAGCACCATGGGAAGGGGTATGGAACTATAAATTCTTACTTCCTTTTTGCTAGAGCACATATTTTCTTCCCCTTCGTGGACCTTTTGGATGCCTCATTTATGTGACATGGGTTCATTGTGTTGTTTGCTGTCTGGCAATTTTCAGGTGAGGGAGCGATGCCGAAAAGAGTGGGGGATATTCCAAAATCGATTGGCAGACGCAGAGAAAAAATATTACAAGAAGAGGGGGATTCCTCCCCCTAACACAACAGCTGTTTAGATTAGTATGTTGATTTTTTGTCACAAATTTGGATCATAGTTATCTACGGAGATTGATATGTAGAGCATAGaggtttttaaatattaatgttaatattgttctttgtttttttgagTTTCAGCTGGAGCATGACCGCATTTAGCATTTgatttagaaatttaaataactagcatttgcatggctggatttgaaaattaaatttcCACCATCAGCAGCAGATGATTGGAAAATGGAGAATACAACAGCAAgattgtgtgtgtgagagagatccTTGGTTGCTTCAACCCTTTCTTGCTTATCTGTATGGTCCTACTGCAGTCTTCATGTGCCGTTACAGTACATATGGAACACCCTTCTCATGGAACTGAAATGCCAGAAGAAAGCCGTAGGTTGGCAAGTAGAAAGGATCCAAGGACACTTGGTATCAGTATCCAAAATGTTTACAATACTAGcaacctttttcctttttttttaggaaGAAAACATATGAATAACAGTATATGATAAAATTCATTGAGATTTGAGGATCAATGGCCTTCATTTTtgcaaatataaatgaaaatatatcctAAAGTCTTTGAGACTTTGGGATCAACGGCTTTGCTAGAACTGCCCCTGCTTTAGAATCTCCTGACTGATTCCCATTCTCTTGTAAGATACAAGTGGGATGGATGTtggaatttttttataaaagtggGTTTCCATTGAGTAAATATTGATTTTATTACATTATAACAACTTAGTTGTCAGTTGAATAAATTTTTAAGGAGTTCAAAATTAATTTGTAATTATATGGTTAATTTAGGTTTTATTATTGTAGTCATATGGTGTAGTGAGTATTAAGGTAGGTTTGGATTCGTTAATAGGTCATGTGGATCTATTAGTATTATACTAACTGGGCTAGGCTTCTCCTTTGCTCATGTATATTTGTTTGTAGTGAAATCCTATGGCATCCAGGCTTTTATGTTTCTAGGGTACCTATTTATTGAGAATAGGTatcaaggaggagaaggaaagaaagatttATCCGTATGTTAGATTTTTTCATCTTCTGGAGGATAATGCTATAGTGATTATCAATAGCTTCTTATAGATCTCATTATATGCCTggatttttctagtttattttaAATGAATTGTGTTCTAATCATCCGCATTGTGCCCATAACAAATCTCACATCTGATATCAAAGGTGAATTTTGTAGGAAATTagaataaaaataacaaaaaaaagggcgtaaaaaggaaaaggagaggGACGATATTCCTTGCCATTGTGCTTTCCTCCCAATGGGGTTGCTGGACAAGTCACTAGACagccattcttttttttttttctctttaatcTAGATGGTAAAAAGGAGACTGTGGATGAAGAGGGACCGACGATTCATCGAAGAGGGGTCTCCACCCCCTTTTCCTCTACCTGATCGTGAGGTTGAAAAAAAGGCTTAAAATCCGAACCCGATTAGTTTCCTCTACTTTTCTTCTCAGATTCAGATCTTCGATTGTCTTTTCTCACTATTGCTCGGCCCCTTTTTCTTCATATCTAATTTGTTGTTTGTGGCACTTTCATCATCCAATTTGAGGTCACTTGCTCCTCTTCCATGGTGCCTCTATTTACGAGGATCGTTGACCTTTGGTTGCCTTCTCTTTGAGCTCTGTCCTTACTGCAACTGTCATCTTCTATGTGTCTTTTCGTTGCCACATTATCAGACAAGTTAATCAGCCACAACGGCAGACACGCCAGTCTATCATGTCAGCCAGACACATCGACAGAAACAAAAGTTTGCTATGTTAGTTGGTCATGTCAGTGGACGTATTAGTCTACTGCATCAGTTAGCTACGTCAGTATTGCCAAACACATCAGTTTGTTGCCTTAGCTTTCTAATTTGCCACAACAATTTTTAAGTTGCTATATCAGCTTCTGTTCTGtcatattaaattatatattgTCACATTAGCTTGACACATTTTTTTTGCCATATCGGCATCTGAGTTGTTAACTCCTAATCTGCTACATCAGCTTCTGAATGCTATAACATCTTGTGTTCTGCCACATCAGACTCTGTGCTGCCACGTTAACTCTTGATCTACCACCATGTTAGCCTCTGAGCTGGTATGtcaactcctaatctatcaCATCAGCTTCTGAGTTGCTATTTCACTGCTTGATCTAGTACGCCAGTTTTTAGGTATATTCGTGATCTAGTTTTCAAACTTAAGTTGGCACCTATAGTACCATCTTAAGTTTGAGGAAgaatattagcataattttaaagaTAGCGTAACAACCTGTATCAGCTCATAATATTGTTCTTTATTAGCGTGATTCTGTATCAgttagtattatttttctttattagcatgattttgttagagtaattttagggatcacataacaacttgtattagcgagtaatattttttttttgttagcataatcccatatcaacctatattatttttcttgtataaAGTCTATATACGagtatatataagttttgagatGTACCGAATGTGATTGAACAgagaataaaattatttttctctcgttgtttcttttgttttctgtaaatattttaacatataTGTTGTCAAACTATGTAGAATTTTATTCTGCAATTTTCCATGGTCTTCTTTTGGAGGAAAATGGATGGTAATTAGCCAAAATTCATATTAGCACATAATCAGACAAACTCCGTTCAATTTGAAGTGGAAACTTGACCTCTGAAAAATGAATGATGCATTGGGTAAGaattttattttgcaatttcccattttttcttttggagGAAAATGGATGGGAAGCAGCCAAAATTCATACGCGCACATAATCAAGAATACTCTTCGTATTAGGTAATACCctcgattcttcttcttcttcttctttttaaaaaataaactaaaataaaataaagattgtATTAgccatctcttttttttgggtataTCGGCGGCTCACACACGATGGGTCTGAATATGGACGACAAAGTTAGAAAACAAAATACTATGCAAAGTCATTGGTACTACCCCATGGTCCGTCTAGATGAAACCTTCGAAGTGGTGAGCCATGAAGGAAGCAACCCAGTTTGTAGCATCGTTCGTTTTTCGATATACGTGCGTGGCGTGGTAGAAGTGGCATTCCACTAGTACTCTGCGAATGTCGTGGAGCAGCAGCCGATCCTCGACTGAGCACCCTCAACCCCAGATCCACTCAATCACCGTGGTTGAATCCCTCTCGATGAGAAGGCGACCCATGCTCAGTATCTGCCTTGCGTAGGAGACACTCTCGCAGGCAGCTCTAAGCTCGGCACACATTGCCGACGAGTCAAAAATCCGCGCCCCCTCCTCCCGCCGCCACTAGTCTGGCATTATGGTCCCTGATGATGAATCCCACACCTTTGCAACTTCCATCCTCAGCTGTgctaccatcgaagttcaccttgagaaaagcagaaggtgggggcacccaagagGCGAGTATAGTCCTAGATGTTGCAAGAGTAGAATGGGAGCCCCAGATGTTCCTGACTAACCCAGTAGGTGAAGCCTTGATGATGCCGGTGATCTTCGCAGCATGTAGTAGTGCTCGGCCCGCCACCACCCTCGGGTGAGGGCTGTCGCTCTCAAAAACTCGTGCATTCCTATCTAGCCAGCAATGGTAGGCCAGGTAAGCATCACgagtccctctctcttttcatcTGGACCCCTAAGTCGAGGCCTCCAGATGCCGCAGGAACTTCTCGATGGATGCCCACATCTACCACTGGTCGGGATGGGTCGAGGCACATCTCCATATCTGACTGGATCTCGGGCATCCGAAGAGAGCATGGTAAATGGATTCCTCCATCACCTGGCAAGTCACATAGCCAGCAAGAATCCTCACTCTCCGCCGCACCAGCACCCCTTTGGTAGGTAAGCACCCCCAGGCCACCTTTCAAAGGAACAAAGCAATACGAGGGTGGATGTGCATCTTCCATATCTAGCTGCCATCAATCTGCCACATTGAAGGCCCTCTGACCATCCTCGAGAGGTCCCAGGCACTCACTGTCGTCCTCCCAATCCTGTTTCACACCCTTCTGTCCGCCGATTCCCCCTCTGGGATCGGCAGAGCTAGAATCCATTCAATAAGCTGCTCCCTGAACATCCACCTGATGAGGTCCTCATCCAACCTCCTCTCCCTTTGGGCAAACAAGTCACACACTCTGCGGCCCTCCAGCCAACTATGGTCAATTATGGTGGGCCAGCCCTATAGTGCCACCTCGGATAGCCACCTCCTCTAGAATGCTAATTGTCCGACCATCCCCGATCTCCCATCTGATCATCGGTAGCACCCTCGGGACGCAAGCGTAGATCTCTCTCCGGTTTCAGGAGAAACCTGACTGCCAATTTGGTCGCAAATATCTCCCTGCGCTCGATCAGAGAATGAACTCCCAACCCTCCCTTGCTGGTTGGCTGACATATGGTCTCCCAGGCCAATAGGTGAACGCCCTCTCTATCTCCCTGCCGTCCCCAAATGAAGCTACGAAACAACCTTTCCCATCCTTGAATCGCTGCAAGGGGAACTAGGGTGTTGATAGCAAGTAAATGAAGATGGAACTCAATACTGACCGTACTAGAGTGACTCTATCCATCATCAACAGAGCACCAGCCTGCCAACTCTCCAATCTACGTCTGATGCTTAGCTCCATAGATGTGTACTCCCCCCTGCGCAGACGCTGCCTACAATGTCTATTACATCCGAAGTCTATTTATACATCAAAAATTTGGATGGTATAAGTTCCGTATACAATGTCTTTTTAGagcatatttttcattaaattacatAATTTTCTGAGATCTGTAACATCATAACCTATGTTAAGGCCTATCGGGCTCCGGTTGATCTTGTTTGGAGGTTAGTTAGGCTTCTAAAATGTCCTGTCTAACCATTTATCAATTTTCGAAAAATTTTGGCCGTCCACATCTTCCTATTCAGAAGGAAATGGGTGAGACAGTAGAAGATAAAGTTGATGTGTCAGGCCAGATTCAACTCTAgagaaattttagtttttttataatttattttgtaaGTTATAGCTATCTCGAGAAAGATACGAGCTCTTCAAAGAAAGAGAGTAATCTGATCAGGATTTTGTAAAGGCAGTCCTTACTAATTCACTAACACTTGAATTGAAGTCAATCGCATTAATCAAGAGTAAATTACTGATAGGAGAATTTTTGGACCATCTCTCTCATTGACAAAAATTACATGATAACATACAGCCAAACCACACTACCTCTATTTCGGACTTCTATCTATGCTAGTATGGAAACATTCACAATACGAGTTCAATTAGCTTTTAACATTGGTCCTTTTGTATTTCATTGTCAAGCTGACAATCTTAAACTTTAACAATGTTTTTCCGATTTACAACTTTCTCGTTGTTCTCTGGCTGCTCTACAAGCATGAGAACAGACAATAAAAATGATCATAGAATGAGGAATCAATGGTATCAtacttctaccaaaaaaaaaggtatcATGTTTTCTTAGATAAAAATATGACACATAAATGATCATCTAGAATAGAGGGGGCTCGGTTTGAATCGGCGAAGCCCAAAACCTAGCTGACCCACCAATTGTTCAGCTTTGCTTGACCCGAACCCAACAACCAATAAACAGGAGCTGTATCTTCCGCGCAAAAGAAGGGTTCATCTTCCTTCATGCAAATCCACTGTTGTATCGGGGTGTGATTTAACGGCGAACATCGtaaaagaagatcaatcatttttttttgcatgaaaaatacaaaccgaACCCTAATGTATTTCTTGCATGAAAAAAAGGAATCAAACTTCTTTTTCGCAAATCTATTATTAGATTGCACAATGATTACTTTAAAATCTATTCAGATGGATAAGTCAAAGAATTCGGAATGCTTTGAGTCTATTCTGGGTACGATATAATGGTCAATATGGCGAAAGAAGATCAATAAAGATATCACCCAAACCCACAACCAATGGAGTTTAacacttttttccttttattttaagAATTGATGGTCAGAGTATCTAGACACTCCCTATCCTGTCACCCCAATGCTTTTTGacagagctaagcaaaaataAATCATCATCTTTATGCATCTGGCTTCCTTAGTGGAGACTTTTAGGCCGCCGCGTCCAAAGGTCCCAACGAAGGCCGAGAAGGTTATGATGGAAAGAACGAAAGGTGAGTCAGCTCTCTGTCACCTTTGCAGCAATCCCTTATAATGAAACCTTCAGCTCTGCCTACTTTATATCATCCCTTCCCATCCATGTGCGCATGTGCTACTATCCCCCACCACCAAAAATTTAATCCAATAACAATAGGAAACACCTAATGCTAACCCATTTGGAAGCCCTAAAACTGTAAATTTCTAAAACTACGGTTAGTAAGAACAATAAAAAGCAAAATATTTGTAGATTTTTTCACGTTCAGATTGTATCttttgcccaaaaaaaaaaaaaaaaaagattgatctTCTTTTACGACATCAACCGTCAGATCACAtcctgcacagatctcaaagcactcaatCACTTCCTTCCATCTACCTGCGCAATCTCAAAGCAATCATTTGGCGATCCAAGGGTTGATATCGTAAAAGAAGGTGAATCATTTTTTCATCCCCCTTGTAATGGCAAGTTTTAGATGGAgatgaagaataaaaaatagtaaCAACCGTACCACTTAAAACTAAAACAACATGATTGGTTCCCAATTTGTAAAGGTTTTCTTACTAATCCATGAATAATTTGTGAGTTAGTCATCCAAACCTGTTAATAATTTGACAATAGATGACAAGAATTTTCTGTTGTTTCTTGTAGGTCATCGGAAAATAAAGAAATGGTTGATATACAACGATAATTATTATTTACGAAATTTAGCCTCTATTTATCCTATTTCTTTCAACATCCTATTGAGTGACTGCCGATAAATTTGTTTTCCATGTGTAATTCAGAAAAGTTTCCtttacttgaaaaaaaaaaaaaatctattacaCTAACTACGAGTAGATCCATTGGCTTGAGACATGAATCATTCTGTGTCTAAAGCTAGTCACGAGAGGCTATATTTTTGAGATGTGAGACATGAAGTTGAGTTCTGTGTGGCATCAGTGAAgattaattatataaatttaaaacaaataattaaataatgGTTGTTGTTGTAACTCCTTTTCATGTCTGTAATTTTCGCAGTTGGGGTTGATCTAAACATTCAAATATAAAAAACTGGAGGTAGTCATCTCAGACATTCTTCTTCTGATCAGTCGCATGTTCAATGAAATGTTAAAGTGGGCAGGGTCGTCCTTTTAATAATGGCACCTCTTTTGTCCCCCAAACTTTCCGAGTCATTTATGTGCATTTGATGACATCGATGTGTCTAATTAAATATGCCTTTCCAAAACGCTTTCTCTAATGCCATCTCCTTTGCCGCTTAAACTTTATACACCATTCATCTGCCTTTAGTGACATAGTTCTTACTTTAATATGGCTTCATTGTCTGACGCTACGTGGACAAAAGCATGAGCAAGTGTCACCTCAGCTGGCAATTGGATGAACCGACAAAAGTTACATAAaatatcaaatattttttttaaatatacaaaattatttgaatacttttttaaagttactatttgtatatatatattcatataatacttgttttgcatgtatacatatctttctttttgtttttgcatatgtactaaTACTATCTAATGTTGTTAAAACGTAagcaatttaaaattaaaataactaaaatatttttatgactAGATATATAAAAAGTAAACTTTAAGAGAATGTATCTACAAATAGCAAGTTTATAAGGATATTTATGTAATTTTACATATTTAGGAATGTATACactcaaaaaaatttattaaaaaaaaaacaaatctcgGATGAGACTTGCAAAGTCTTTCATAATTTGATCAAATCAACAAGTTAAAAAAAAGTCAAGTaacattattaatttttctttgtttatgaTCTTAAGTTGGTCAAGTTGGAATACTGGAGGACCATTTTGGTAATTATAATctttcatttgattttgatgttaattattataattaagtttataacatctatatatttttcattatttttgaagcattaaaatatattaaatttaaattaattgcaaATGTTTAGATCAGCGAAATGGCTTTTAGTGATTTTTTTACAATGAGTTGCTCCTTTATTGAGGTGATAGTTTTACAACGATATCATGATTTCTTCTATAAAAATTGATGTCAACATGGGATCATGCGGTGTGATAATAATAAAATGTCAACCTCTTTACAAATAGAAAATAACGTATTTTTGGGCAAaatgttttgaattaaaaaataacGTTTCCCAAAAATTTTTCCTACAAATCTAAGTATAAATCAAGTAATTATATGAACAAATAACATGCATCTGGCATTTTGAATTTGTATATCATCTGTCTCATACTTGGAACTAGAGGCAAAATTGCCTGGAGACCCTTAGATGTGTATCATtctgcaaaataaataaatccaaTCCTCTCTTgcaaaatcaataattaatatatttctaTGCAGATATTgcttaaaattaataaaaagccgaagc from the Phoenix dactylifera cultivar Barhee BC4 chromosome 14, palm_55x_up_171113_PBpolish2nd_filt_p, whole genome shotgun sequence genome contains:
- the LOC103717560 gene encoding uncharacterized protein LOC103717560 isoform X1: MAKLGSTSRRACSGLFRKPNETMRLIITTIVGVVLGFFIGISFPTVSITKLHFPSSIISYIEDRNSGLATQAFLNQALTSARNQNRNNSKDFNDTLKIYVPTNPRGAERLPPGIVVSESDFYLRRLWGNPDDDLTMKQKYLVTFTVGYDQKKNIDAAVKKFSQNFTILLFHYDGRTSEWDEFEWSKRAIHVSARKQTKWWYAKRFLHPDIVAPYDYIFIWDEDLGVEHFNAEEYIKLVKKHGLEISQPGLEPNRGLTWQMTKRRGDREVHKETEERPGWCSDPHLPPCAAFVEIMATVFSRDAWRCVWHMIQNDLVHGWGLDFALRKCVEPAHEKIGVVDSQWIVHQVVPSLGNQGISEKGKAPWEGVRERCRKEWGIFQNRLADAEKKYYKKRGIPPPNTTAV
- the LOC103717560 gene encoding uncharacterized protein LOC103717560 isoform X2, coding for MAKLGSTSRSGLFRKPNETMRLIITTIVGVVLGFFIGISFPTVSITKLHFPSSIISYIEDRNSGLATQAFLNQALTSARNQNRNNSKDFNDTLKIYVPTNPRGAERLPPGIVVSESDFYLRRLWGNPDDDLTMKQKYLVTFTVGYDQKKNIDAAVKKFSQNFTILLFHYDGRTSEWDEFEWSKRAIHVSARKQTKWWYAKRFLHPDIVAPYDYIFIWDEDLGVEHFNAEEYIKLVKKHGLEISQPGLEPNRGLTWQMTKRRGDREVHKETEERPGWCSDPHLPPCAAFVEIMATVFSRDAWRCVWHMIQNDLVHGWGLDFALRKCVEPAHEKIGVVDSQWIVHQVVPSLGNQGISEKGKAPWEGVRERCRKEWGIFQNRLADAEKKYYKKRGIPPPNTTAV